One window from the genome of Vidua chalybeata isolate OUT-0048 chromosome 3, bVidCha1 merged haplotype, whole genome shotgun sequence encodes:
- the LBR gene encoding delta(14)-sterol reductase LBR: protein MKDFVWKMPSRKFADGEVVMGRWPGSVLYYEVQVTRYDDVAHLYTVKYKDGTELALKESDIRSQSSFKHRKSQSSSSSPSRRSSSRSRSRSRSPGRPAKGRRRSASQSREHKDDKKKTIQETSLALPKPSENNTKRYNGEPESTEKNATSCIILEQKLKPDLEIKHVLEQYSLRSRKDEKKKEDIYSEKKTFVAVKPIEKVPTKTKELEFGGRIGTFMLIFLLPATVFYLLLTCKQDDPSLLNFPPLPALESLWDGRVFGVFLLWFFLQAAFYFLPIGKVVEGLPLSSGRKLQYRINGFYAFILTAAVIGVLLYFQFELHYLYDHLMQFAVSAAAFSLALSIYLYVRSLKAPEEELAPGGNSGYFIYDFFTGHELNPRIGSFDLKYFCELRPGLIGWVVINLAMLLAEMKIHNLSVPSLSMILVNSFQLLYVVDALWNEEAVLTTMDITHDGFGFMLAFGDLVWVPFVYSLQAFYLVGHPTTITWPVAAAITVLNCIGYYIFRSANSQKNNFRRNPADPKLANLKFIPTATGKGLLVTGWWGFVRHPNYLGDIIMALAWSLPCGFNHILPYFYVIYFICLLVHREARDEHHCKQKYGLAWERYCQRVPYRIFPYIY, encoded by the exons ATGAAG gattttgtttggaaaatgcCAAGCCGGAAGTTTGCTGATGGCGAGGTGGTGATGGGCCGTTGGCCAGGAAGCGTCCTGTACTACGAAGTACAAGTGACCCGTTATGATGATGTTGCTCATCTTTATACTGTCAAGTACAAAGATGGAACTGAACTTGCACTGAAGGAAAGTGATATAAGG TCGCAGTCATCGTTCAAGCACAGGAAGAGCCAGTCTTCTTCCAGTTCTCCCTCCAGAAGAAGTAGCAGCAGATCTCGCTCTCGCTCTCGGTCTCCTGGCCGGCCAGCAAAGGGCAGACGTCGTTCTGCTTCCCAAAGCAGGGAGCACAAAGAcgacaaaaagaaaaccattcaGGAGACCAGCTTAGCTCTACCG AAACCGAGTGAGAATAACACCAAAAGGTACAATGGTGAACCtgaaagtacagaaaaaaatgccacaTCCTGCATCATCTTGGAG CAAAAGTTAAAACCAGACCTGGAAATCAAGCATGTGCTTGAGCAGTACAGTTTGCGTTCGAGgaaagatgagaagaaaaaagaagatatcTATTCAGAGAAAAAGACTTTTGTGGCTGTAAAACCAATTGAGAAAGtaccaacaaaaacaaaggagCTGGAGTTTGGGGGAAGAATTG GGACCTTCATGCTGATATTTCTCCTGCCTGCTACTGTATTCTACTTGCTGTTGACGTGCAAACAAGATGATCCGAGTCTTCTGAActtccctcctctgccagcacttGAGAGTCTTTGGGATGGGAGGGTGTTTGGTGTCTTTCTTCTGTGGTTTTTCCTTCAAGCTGCGTTTTACTTCCTGCCAATTGGAAAG GTTGTAGAAGGCCTGCCTCTTTCCAGTGGCAGGAAACTGCAGTACCGGATAAATG ggttttatgcttttattttgacTGCTGCAGTTATTGGAGTTTTATTGTACTTTCAATTTGAGCTTCATTATTTGTATGATCACCTCATGCAGTTTGCAGTGtcagctgcagctttttctttggCACTGAGCATTTATCTGTACGTTCGATCCCTGAAAGCACCTGAGGAAGAGCTAGCACCAGGTGGAAATTCTG ggtattttatttatgatttttttactGGACATGAATTAAATCCTCGTATTGGTAGTTTTGACCTCAAATACTTCTGTGAGTTGCGTCCAGGATTAATTGGCTGG GTTGTTATAAACTTGGCAATGCTCTTGGCTGAGATGAAGATCCACAATCTCAGTGTGCCATCCCTGTCCATGATTCTGGTGAACAGCTTCCAGCTTCTCTATGTGGTGGACGCTCTTTGGAATGAG GAAGCTGTTTTGACTACAATGGATATTACCCATGATGGATTTGGATTCATGCTGGCGTTTGGAGATCTGGTGTGGGTTCCATTTGTCTACAGCCTGCAGGCCTTCTACTTAGTGGGTCATCCCACCACAATTACTTGGCCTGTTGCTGCTGCAATTACTGTTCTGAACT gtATTGGATATTACATATTCCGTAGTGCAAATTCTCAGAAGAACAATTTCCGGCGGAATCCAGCAGATCCCAAATTGGCCA ATCTGAAATTTATACCCACTGCAACTGGAAAAGGGCTTCTTGTCACGggttggtggggttttgttcGTCACCCGAATTACCTTGGTGACATCATCATGGCTCTGGCATGGTCCCTACCCTGTG GTTTTAACCATATTTTACCCTATTTCTACGTCATCTATTTCATCTGCTTGCTTGTCCATCGAGAGGCTCGTGATGAACACCACTGTAAGCAGAAGTATGGCTTGGCCTGGGAGAGGTATTGCCAGCGCGTCCCATACCGCATATTCCCCTACATCTACTAG